In the genome of Thermodesulfovibrio thiophilus DSM 17215, the window TAATGAGAACTTTCAAGAATATCATTTATACATATTAATATTTCCTCTTTAATATTCCTATATTGTGCCTGCAGATCAATGAATGGCTTCATATCAGTGTGTTCCTCCGTTTATTTTTTCTATTAATTTTATTGTGTTAATAATATCATCAGGTGAAGCAGCATGTATTGAATACTTTCTCTGTCTAACAGAGTTTAAAAAATCCCTTATTTCATCATATAAAGGGTGGGTGTCCTTATTTTTTACAGTAAGTTCAGTTAACTGCCCTTTTTTATCAACTTTTACTAGTGTTTTATTGATTAAGTCTGCATATAAAACATTGGCTGATTGAATAACAGAGAATTTTCTCCTGACATCAGAAGAAATCCTGCTTGCTGTAAGAGAAACTTCAACTGTATCGTTATAATTAACAAACTCTAACCATGCCCTGGCATAATCAATCTTTGAAGTGATAATACTCTGGGTAAAAACTTTTAAATCGGTTAATTTTAAATTCTCTGATTTTTTAAGAATCATCAATACTAAATCAATGTCATGAATCATGAGATCATAAGTAACATCTGTATCAATACCTCTTCCTGAAAAAGGAGAAAGTCTCTCTGCATGAATAAAAAGCGGATTTTCAACATACTCAAGAAGGCTTTTCATTACAGGATTGTATCTTTCTATCAAACCAACCTGCATTATTATATTATGTTTCGTTGCTTCATCAAAAATTTTTTCTGCAAAACCAGGATTCTCAGTCAGTGGTTTTTCTATAAAAATAGATTTTTTCTCTTTTATTAAATCCATTGCTATATCAAAATGCGT includes:
- a CDS encoding Gfo/Idh/MocA family protein; the encoded protein is MKFKVAVIGAGYFGQKHIKMLTQMPDVEIVGIVDTDISRAQEIGQKYGLRYYTVYENLLKSADIFFIVTPTITHFDIAMDLIKEKKSIFIEKPLTENPGFAEKIFDEATKHNIIMQVGLIERYNPVMKSLLEYVENPLFIHAERLSPFSGRGIDTDVTYDLMIHDIDLVLMILKKSENLKLTDLKVFTQSIITSKIDYARAWLEFVNYNDTVEVSLTASRISSDVRRKFSVIQSANVLYADLINKTLVKVDKKGQLTELTVKNKDTHPLYDEIRDFLNSVRQRKYSIHAASPDDIINTIKLIEKINGGTH